In one window of Haloprofundus halophilus DNA:
- the thyX gene encoding FAD-dependent thymidylate synthase, whose product MDVRLLEATPNPEKLVCKGARNDYSAEFVGSQSFEETMATVDGDTGREKMETLIGHLLSHGHFGPFEHPQATFAIEGVSRSCMAQITRHRHVSFDVQSMRYVAFDDVDPADVAAGEMVVTPPSASDPDWVGRNQKTGAVDEETVEKRKELFRESVSRSVADYQELLDLGMPPEDARFVLPIGTEVNIVMSMNVRMLMHVADMRAAADAQWEIRELTESVLELAEEWCPITFEYYDEKMRNRKNRLAP is encoded by the coding sequence ATGGACGTACGCCTACTCGAAGCCACGCCGAACCCCGAGAAGCTCGTCTGCAAGGGCGCGAGAAACGACTACTCCGCGGAATTCGTCGGCAGCCAGTCGTTCGAGGAGACGATGGCGACCGTCGACGGCGACACCGGGAGAGAGAAGATGGAGACGCTCATCGGCCACCTGCTGAGCCACGGCCACTTCGGGCCGTTCGAACACCCGCAGGCGACGTTCGCCATCGAGGGCGTCAGTCGCTCCTGCATGGCGCAGATCACGCGACACCGCCACGTCAGTTTCGACGTGCAGTCGATGCGGTACGTCGCCTTCGACGACGTCGACCCCGCAGACGTCGCCGCGGGCGAGATGGTCGTCACGCCGCCGTCGGCGTCGGACCCCGACTGGGTCGGCCGCAACCAGAAGACCGGGGCGGTCGACGAGGAGACCGTCGAGAAGCGCAAGGAACTGTTCCGCGAGTCGGTCAGTCGGTCGGTCGCCGACTACCAGGAACTCTTGGACCTCGGGATGCCGCCGGAGGACGCCCGGTTCGTCCTCCCAATCGGCACGGAGGTCAACATCGTGATGTCGATGAACGTCCGGATGCTGATGCACGTCGCCGACATGCGCGCCGCCGCCGACGCCCAGTGGGAGATTCGAGAGCTCACCGAGTCGGTGCTGGAACTCGCCGAGGAGTGGTGTCCCATCACGTTCGAGTACTACGACGAGAAGATGCGCAACCGCAAGAACCGCCTCGCGCCGTAG
- a CDS encoding dihydrofolate reductase — protein MELALIAAVAENGVIGADGDVPWHYPEDLEHFKRTTMGHPVVVGRRTYESIARQLGGPLPGRTNVVLSRDEMDLPEGAIHADSVDAAMDAARELVGEGDGTVFVVGGATVYEQFLPRADRLVLTEIHESFEGDTEFPAFDRDSWVEVARDERGEFDFVEYRRRE, from the coding sequence ATGGAACTCGCTCTCATCGCCGCCGTCGCCGAAAACGGCGTCATCGGGGCCGACGGCGACGTGCCGTGGCACTACCCCGAGGACCTCGAACACTTCAAGCGGACGACGATGGGTCACCCCGTCGTCGTGGGGCGACGGACATACGAGAGCATCGCTCGACAGCTCGGCGGACCGCTGCCGGGGCGGACGAACGTCGTCCTGAGCAGGGACGAGATGGACCTCCCCGAGGGGGCGATTCACGCCGACTCGGTCGACGCCGCGATGGACGCAGCGAGGGAACTCGTCGGTGAGGGGGACGGAACCGTTTTCGTCGTCGGCGGTGCGACCGTCTACGAGCAGTTCCTCCCGCGCGCAGACCGCCTCGTGCTGACCGAGATTCACGAGTCGTTCGAGGGCGACACCGAGTTTCCGGCGTTCGACCGCGACTCGTGGGTCGAGGTCGCGCGCGACGAACGCGGCGAGTTCGACTTCGTCGAGTACCGGCGTCGCGAGTAA
- the psmA gene encoding archaeal proteasome endopeptidase complex subunit alpha: MNNSNQQAYDRGTSLYSPDGRIYQVEYAREAVKRGAPVVGIRAADGVVLAARTRSSSSLMVTESIEKLHKVDDHVGAASAGHVADARRLVDYARREAQVNRLRYGEPAGVEGLTKEVTDFIQENTQRGGTRPFGAALLVAGVDASGPRLFETDPSGTPHEWKAVAIGGESATIREYLEDAYDPEMSVDDGVTLAVEALLEGAKDDEIAAEGVSLSTVDESGHHTYSTDEIAAVIDGLDVDDDDE, translated from the coding sequence ATGAACAACTCTAACCAGCAAGCGTACGACCGGGGCACCTCGCTGTACTCCCCGGACGGACGCATCTACCAGGTCGAATACGCGCGCGAAGCGGTCAAGCGCGGCGCGCCCGTCGTGGGCATCCGCGCGGCGGACGGCGTCGTTCTCGCCGCCCGGACCCGGTCGAGTTCGTCGTTGATGGTCACCGAGAGCATCGAGAAACTCCACAAGGTCGACGACCACGTCGGCGCGGCCAGCGCCGGCCACGTCGCCGACGCCAGGCGACTCGTCGACTACGCCCGTCGAGAGGCGCAGGTCAACCGCCTCCGCTACGGCGAACCGGCGGGCGTCGAGGGGCTCACGAAGGAAGTCACCGACTTCATCCAGGAGAACACCCAGCGCGGCGGCACGCGCCCGTTCGGCGCGGCGCTGCTCGTCGCCGGCGTCGACGCCTCCGGTCCGCGGCTGTTCGAGACCGACCCCTCGGGGACGCCCCACGAGTGGAAGGCCGTCGCCATCGGCGGCGAGAGCGCGACCATCCGCGAGTACCTCGAAGACGCGTACGACCCCGAGATGAGCGTCGACGACGGCGTGACGCTCGCCGTCGAGGCGCTCCTCGAAGGCGCGAAAGACGACGAGATCGCCGCCGAGGGCGTCAGTCTCTCGACGGTCGACGAGTCGGGGCACCACACCTACAGCACCGACGAGATCGCCGCCGTCATCGACGGACTCGACGTCGACGACGACGACGAGTAA
- a CDS encoding MOSC domain-containing protein encodes MATLRRIFVYPIKSLDPQTVDAATVVENGGLDGDREFALFDADGRYVNGKRNRDVHRLRSAVDRRDGTVRLEPRDGDARTFSLGSDDLTDWLSSYFGEPVTLERERAGGFPDDTDASGPTVISTATVRELSSWYPDVDPESMRRRLRPNLEVDGVPAFWEDRLFSSRDEVVEFAVGDGDDSVAFEGVNPCQRCVVPSRDPDTGSEYDGFRERFVEKRRETMPDWSGGDWFDHHFRVMVNTRVDESDWGETLSVGDEVEIRGAKPA; translated from the coding sequence ATGGCGACGCTTCGTCGAATCTTCGTCTACCCGATAAAATCGCTCGACCCGCAGACGGTCGACGCCGCCACCGTCGTCGAGAACGGCGGTCTCGACGGTGACAGGGAGTTCGCGCTGTTCGACGCCGACGGCCGGTACGTCAACGGCAAGCGCAACCGCGACGTCCACCGACTCCGCTCGGCGGTCGACCGCCGAGACGGAACGGTGCGTCTCGAACCCCGCGATGGCGACGCACGGACGTTTTCGCTCGGCAGCGACGACCTGACCGACTGGCTCTCGTCGTACTTCGGCGAACCCGTCACGCTGGAGCGCGAGCGCGCCGGCGGGTTCCCCGACGACACCGACGCCTCCGGGCCGACGGTTATCTCGACGGCGACGGTTCGAGAGCTCTCGTCGTGGTATCCCGACGTCGACCCCGAGAGCATGCGCCGTCGCCTCCGGCCGAACCTCGAAGTCGACGGCGTCCCCGCGTTCTGGGAGGACCGCCTCTTTTCGAGCCGCGACGAGGTCGTGGAGTTCGCCGTCGGCGACGGTGACGACTCGGTCGCCTTCGAGGGCGTCAACCCGTGCCAGCGCTGCGTCGTCCCCTCGCGCGACCCCGACACCGGTTCGGAGTACGACGGCTTCCGCGAGCGGTTCGTCGAGAAGCGCCGCGAGACGATGCCCGACTGGAGCGGCGGCGACTGGTTCGACCACCACTTCCGCGTGATGGTCAACACCCGCGTCGACGAGTCCGACTGGGGCGAGACGCTCTCGGTCGGCGACGAGGTGGAGATACGGGGCGCGAAACCCGCGTGA
- a CDS encoding SDR family oxidoreductase: MADELAGRVALVTGASSGIGAATVRKLAAEGANVALSARREERLTELADELETEHGVETLVAPADVRAESAVDSVVADTVERFGTLDIVVVNAGLGLGSGVDISTEEYRTMMDTNVDGAFFTTRAALPHLRETEGNLVYVGSFAGKFPRPFNPVYAATKWWLRGFAHSVEAAAGDDGVGVTVVNPTEVRTEFGAEIDEAFEDRFDPGEVTEPEEIADAIAFAAEQTNSTVSELDLFRRDKFSDW; this comes from the coding sequence ATGGCAGACGAACTCGCCGGACGCGTCGCACTCGTGACGGGTGCGAGCTCCGGAATCGGCGCGGCGACGGTACGGAAACTGGCGGCCGAGGGCGCGAACGTCGCGCTCTCCGCGCGCCGAGAGGAACGACTGACCGAACTCGCCGACGAACTCGAAACCGAACACGGGGTCGAGACGCTCGTCGCCCCGGCGGACGTCCGAGCGGAGTCGGCGGTCGACTCCGTCGTCGCCGACACCGTCGAGCGGTTCGGCACGCTGGACATCGTCGTCGTCAACGCCGGGCTGGGACTCGGCTCCGGCGTCGACATCTCGACCGAGGAGTACCGGACGATGATGGACACGAACGTCGACGGCGCGTTCTTCACCACGCGTGCGGCGCTGCCGCACCTCCGCGAGACCGAGGGTAACCTCGTCTACGTCGGCAGTTTCGCCGGCAAGTTCCCCAGACCGTTCAACCCCGTCTACGCCGCGACGAAGTGGTGGCTCCGCGGGTTCGCCCACAGCGTCGAGGCGGCCGCCGGCGACGACGGCGTCGGCGTCACCGTCGTCAACCCGACGGAGGTCCGAACCGAGTTCGGCGCGGAGATAGACGAGGCGTTCGAGGACCGCTTCGACCCCGGCGAAGTCACCGAACCGGAGGAGATAGCCGACGCCATCGCCTTCGCCGCCGAGCAGACGAACTCCACGGTGAGCGAACTCGACCTCTTCCGCCGGGACAAGTTCTCGGACTGGTAG
- a CDS encoding WD40/YVTN/BNR-like repeat-containing protein, which translates to MSSNGRVRDFSQFYREYARGGVHAASAAAMTAFGLLTIYHEAFALLAVVSYVGPALYVYAERDGDAEPEPEPEPGRNVEPEARRSDPSPTAKPSELDARSASRSENVDRESDESGARRDRTDPRPPPSTAATLDDSDADGGGERGDVSDDVEGGEPDRKGESDATTEDDGAWTSVDSPVGVDFSDAVATEEAVYAVGEDGYVLARGDGGWSAVLETGPGAQGENLTGVDVTDDGRAVWVAGDGGALGRIDAESGRHTDYSAPGGDTSTITDLAVTGRADEAVVVLVNGSGEVRRGEYDGRRVRWGEPQKPGSGSSFAAVAFGDAERGYLADTNGSVFRTTDGGETFDEIGIDGAGTLTALVPVSGEGSNTEAFAAEDDGTIHRYDGTRWTPVRPTEEGLWAIAAERGERVVAVGEHGTALDGDEGDWQRREMPTDETLRGVCVAADRQVAVGDDGVVLERRATRRASEQPR; encoded by the coding sequence ATGTCGTCGAACGGTCGCGTGCGCGACTTCTCACAGTTCTACCGGGAGTACGCCCGCGGCGGTGTCCACGCAGCCAGCGCCGCCGCGATGACTGCGTTCGGTCTGCTCACTATCTACCACGAGGCGTTCGCGCTGTTGGCGGTGGTGTCGTACGTGGGACCGGCGCTCTACGTCTACGCGGAACGAGACGGAGACGCCGAACCCGAACCCGAACCGGAGCCCGGCCGAAACGTGGAGCCGGAGGCCCGCCGGTCCGACCCCTCACCGACCGCGAAACCGTCCGAGTTGGACGCCAGGAGCGCCAGCAGGTCCGAAAACGTCGACCGCGAGAGCGACGAGAGCGGCGCGCGCCGCGACCGCACCGACCCCCGACCGCCGCCGTCGACGGCGGCGACCCTCGACGACAGTGATGCCGACGGGGGCGGGGAGCGCGGGGACGTGAGCGACGACGTCGAGGGCGGGGAACCCGACCGGAAGGGCGAATCCGACGCGACGACCGAAGACGATGGTGCGTGGACGAGCGTCGACTCGCCGGTCGGCGTCGACTTCTCCGATGCGGTCGCCACGGAGGAAGCGGTCTACGCCGTCGGAGAGGACGGGTACGTCCTCGCGCGCGGAGACGGCGGGTGGTCCGCGGTACTCGAAACCGGCCCCGGCGCGCAGGGGGAGAACCTGACGGGCGTCGACGTCACCGACGACGGACGCGCCGTCTGGGTCGCCGGCGACGGTGGCGCGCTCGGCAGAATCGACGCGGAGTCGGGCCGACACACCGACTACTCCGCGCCCGGCGGGGACACGAGCACTATCACCGACCTGGCCGTCACGGGGCGGGCGGACGAGGCGGTCGTCGTCCTGGTGAACGGGTCGGGCGAGGTCCGCCGCGGCGAGTACGACGGTCGGCGAGTTCGATGGGGCGAACCGCAGAAACCCGGAAGCGGGTCGAGTTTCGCGGCCGTCGCGTTCGGAGACGCCGAGCGCGGTTACCTCGCCGACACGAACGGGTCGGTGTTCCGGACGACCGACGGCGGCGAGACGTTCGACGAAATCGGTATCGACGGCGCTGGAACGTTGACGGCCCTCGTACCGGTGTCCGGCGAGGGGTCGAACACCGAAGCGTTCGCCGCCGAGGACGACGGGACGATTCACCGGTACGACGGGACGCGCTGGACGCCCGTCCGCCCGACGGAGGAGGGCCTCTGGGCGATAGCCGCCGAACGGGGCGAGCGAGTCGTCGCCGTCGGCGAGCACGGGACGGCACTGGACGGCGACGAGGGCGACTGGCAGCGCCGCGAGATGCCGACCGACGAGACGCTTCGCGGCGTCTGCGTCGCGGCGGACCGTCAGGTCGCCGTCGGCGACGACGGCGTCGTGCTCGAACGGCGAGCGACCCGTCGAGCGAGCGAACAGCCGCGGTGA
- a CDS encoding metal-dependent hydrolase family protein: protein MHVLTGGLVSDVDGTREADVAIENGEIVAVGDVPEGDDRTDVSGQVIAPGLIDTHVHVSMDGRPDVSTVFGDSPYTAGYRTVANLEAAVEAGVTTVRDLGSRETLALDAGAAVGDGVLDGPRVLGAGEAIVMTGGHGHPFGYEADGTDEVLKGAREQLKRGADVVKCMATGGVLTAGAVTGSPELTEEELRAAVSAASAKGVPTAAHAHGEEGIKNAVRAGISSVEHGTFMDREAAEMMADDGTYWVPTASALVNIVENGVEAGIPEEAVEKAKDAASRFERAWEHALDAGVDIAMGTDAGTPFNYFGDIPRELELMVDYGLEPDAALEAATVNAADLVGRDDLGRVAEGYRADLVVLETDPNTDATAWQSPTAVFADGERVD, encoded by the coding sequence ATGCACGTACTGACTGGTGGGTTAGTCTCAGACGTGGACGGAACGCGGGAGGCAGACGTAGCCATCGAGAACGGCGAAATCGTCGCCGTCGGCGACGTACCGGAGGGCGACGACCGGACCGATGTCTCCGGACAGGTGATCGCACCCGGGTTGATAGACACGCACGTCCACGTCTCGATGGACGGGCGTCCCGACGTGAGCACGGTGTTCGGCGACAGTCCGTACACCGCGGGCTACCGCACGGTCGCGAACCTCGAAGCCGCCGTCGAGGCGGGCGTGACGACGGTTCGAGACCTGGGGAGCCGCGAGACGCTGGCGCTCGACGCCGGTGCGGCCGTCGGCGACGGCGTCCTCGACGGGCCGCGAGTGCTCGGGGCCGGCGAAGCCATCGTGATGACCGGCGGTCACGGACATCCGTTCGGGTACGAGGCCGACGGGACGGACGAGGTGTTGAAGGGCGCTCGCGAGCAGTTGAAGCGCGGCGCGGACGTCGTCAAGTGTATGGCGACCGGCGGCGTGCTGACCGCCGGCGCGGTGACCGGGTCGCCGGAGCTCACCGAGGAAGAGCTTCGCGCGGCCGTCTCCGCGGCGAGCGCGAAAGGCGTTCCGACGGCTGCCCACGCTCACGGCGAGGAAGGCATCAAGAACGCGGTCCGAGCCGGAATATCGAGCGTGGAGCACGGGACGTTCATGGACCGCGAGGCGGCGGAGATGATGGCCGACGACGGAACCTACTGGGTGCCGACGGCGAGCGCTCTCGTCAACATCGTCGAGAACGGCGTCGAGGCGGGAATCCCCGAGGAGGCGGTCGAGAAGGCGAAGGACGCCGCCTCGCGGTTCGAGCGCGCGTGGGAACACGCTCTCGACGCGGGCGTCGACATCGCCATGGGGACCGACGCCGGGACGCCGTTCAACTACTTCGGCGACATCCCGCGGGAACTCGAACTGATGGTCGACTACGGACTGGAGCCGGACGCCGCGCTGGAGGCGGCGACGGTGAACGCGGCGGACCTCGTCGGCCGCGACGACCTCGGCCGCGTCGCCGAGGGATACCGCGCGGACCTCGTCGTCCTGGAGACGGACCCGAACACGGATGCGACGGCGTGGCAGTCGCCGACGGCGGTGTTCGCCGACGGCGAACGAGTCGACTGA
- a CDS encoding helix-turn-helix transcriptional regulator: MHRRAPFVLLAIFLVVAAIAPPTAAFSGTRVGGPAADTTSDSMASMQQSFDSSEVRIVVHEDGSAQWTFHYEQTLANETERENFEAFATEFNNSGTPLYNGFKSESQSLVKSGANSTERPMNAQNHSRQAYVTDSLGNSIGVVEMSFVWTNFAQTDEESGTVTVGDVFEGGLYISENQSLVVEPGESLEFKNVTPVAMQSNTSSLPASDSVTWMGEKRFTDNRPQVVFVPEGTQTIVADGDGDGGAAGTDDVTTTPIGSGGGSMWLAGAVLVIFGGVAVALWYRRGREETVDSVDPGTGGGTEAATAAVPPEPSVSDEELLSDEDRVISMLEDHGGRMRQVRIVEETEWSKSKVSMLLSEMEDEGLISKLRVGRENVISLDGHEPEAARSPFDDE, encoded by the coding sequence ATGCACCGCCGGGCACCGTTCGTTCTGCTCGCCATCTTTCTCGTCGTGGCGGCGATAGCGCCGCCAACGGCGGCGTTTTCGGGCACGAGAGTCGGCGGACCGGCCGCCGACACCACGTCGGACTCGATGGCATCGATGCAACAGTCGTTCGACAGTAGTGAAGTTCGCATCGTCGTTCACGAGGACGGCTCCGCTCAGTGGACGTTCCACTACGAACAGACGCTGGCGAACGAGACCGAACGAGAGAACTTCGAGGCGTTCGCCACCGAGTTCAACAACAGCGGTACCCCGCTGTACAACGGGTTCAAGAGCGAGTCACAGTCGCTCGTCAAGAGCGGGGCGAACAGTACCGAGCGGCCGATGAACGCGCAGAACCACTCGCGGCAGGCGTACGTGACCGACAGTCTCGGCAACTCCATCGGCGTCGTCGAGATGTCGTTCGTCTGGACGAACTTCGCGCAGACCGACGAGGAGAGCGGAACCGTGACCGTCGGCGACGTCTTCGAGGGCGGCCTCTACATCAGCGAGAATCAGTCGCTCGTCGTCGAACCGGGCGAGAGCCTCGAGTTCAAGAACGTCACGCCGGTGGCGATGCAGTCGAACACCAGTTCGCTGCCCGCCAGCGACTCGGTGACGTGGATGGGCGAGAAACGGTTCACCGACAATCGCCCGCAGGTCGTCTTCGTCCCCGAGGGAACCCAGACCATCGTCGCCGACGGTGACGGCGACGGAGGGGCGGCCGGCACCGACGACGTGACGACGACTCCCATCGGAAGCGGCGGCGGGAGTATGTGGCTCGCCGGAGCCGTGCTCGTCATCTTCGGCGGCGTGGCCGTCGCGCTCTGGTACCGTCGCGGCCGCGAGGAGACGGTCGACAGCGTCGACCCGGGGACAGGTGGCGGCACGGAGGCGGCGACGGCAGCAGTCCCGCCGGAGCCGTCGGTCTCCGACGAGGAACTCCTCTCCGACGAGGACCGCGTCATCTCGATGCTCGAAGATCACGGCGGACGGATGCGACAGGTCCGCATCGTCGAGGAGACGGAGTGGTCGAAGTCGAAGGTGAGCATGCTGCTCTCGGAGATGGAAGACGAAGGCCTCATCTCGAAGCTCCGCGTCGGCCGCGAGAACGTCATCAGCCTCGACGGTCACGAACCCGAAGCGGCGAGGTCGCCGTTCGACGACGAGTAG
- a CDS encoding rhodanese-like domain-containing protein, translated as MASKNITRRRCIRTLGAAATVGIAGCTSSNDPEGTPSTEETGSTEPNATETAANRTTETVTDEPVERSDSFEDVEGPRHGDDLPADPDPMDGYPPEFDTTPSERTVDTGWFAAKRVERDSGMVNVPLVPADVAYYWYARGEARFADSRTDAEYDASHVFGAVRTIAPDGLERNDPVDDWPKSDRIVVYCDCPNELAAQRAATLIQNGYTNVYAVEEGYGAWVDSEYPMAGSDTDRSVDVRTIAGQAGFEYADERVWALHEATGQQESATVQTDGSYELELRWVGVADSDEVTVETPGYTLTDSLGAMTSAEITAEGELSTDGGSGNDSSKAMLRRLLG; from the coding sequence ATGGCATCGAAGAATATCACGCGCCGTCGGTGTATCCGGACGCTCGGCGCGGCTGCGACCGTCGGTATCGCTGGCTGTACGTCCTCTAACGACCCGGAGGGGACGCCGTCGACCGAGGAAACCGGGTCCACCGAACCGAACGCGACCGAGACGGCGGCGAACCGGACGACCGAGACGGTCACCGACGAACCCGTCGAACGGTCCGACTCTTTCGAGGACGTAGAGGGGCCGCGCCACGGCGACGACCTCCCGGCAGACCCCGACCCGATGGACGGTTATCCGCCGGAGTTCGACACCACCCCGTCCGAACGCACCGTCGACACCGGCTGGTTCGCGGCTAAACGCGTCGAACGCGACTCCGGAATGGTCAACGTGCCGCTGGTCCCGGCCGACGTCGCGTACTACTGGTACGCCCGCGGCGAGGCCCGCTTCGCCGACTCGCGGACCGACGCCGAGTACGACGCCTCGCACGTTTTCGGCGCGGTCCGGACCATCGCTCCCGACGGACTGGAGCGCAACGACCCGGTCGACGACTGGCCGAAGTCCGACCGCATCGTCGTCTACTGCGACTGCCCGAACGAGCTCGCCGCACAGCGGGCGGCGACGCTCATCCAGAACGGGTACACGAACGTGTACGCCGTCGAAGAAGGGTACGGCGCGTGGGTCGACAGCGAGTATCCGATGGCCGGGTCCGACACGGACCGCTCCGTGGACGTGCGGACTATCGCCGGACAGGCGGGGTTCGAGTACGCCGACGAGCGCGTCTGGGCGCTCCACGAAGCGACCGGCCAGCAGGAATCGGCTACGGTGCAGACCGACGGCAGCTACGAACTCGAACTCCGCTGGGTCGGCGTCGCCGACTCCGACGAGGTCACCGTCGAGACGCCCGGCTACACGCTCACCGACTCGCTCGGCGCGATGACGAGCGCCGAAATCACGGCCGAGGGCGAACTCTCGACCGACGGTGGCTCCGGTAACGACTCGTCGAAGGCGATGCTTCGGCGGCTGCTGGGGTAA
- the glmM gene encoding phosphoglucosamine mutase, translated as MFGTSGIRGAVGDAVTGELAFAVGHALAAEDYDRVVLGRDARESGAFLANAVAAGAQECGTDVTRVGVASTPTVARSVAEFGADAGVVITASHNPATDNGIKLWTPSGQAFDAERRAAIEERIREESFERADWQGVGIERERNDAVENHISALVSAVDLGGELSVVVDAGNGPGALTAHALSKLGCEVTTLNAQPDGSFPGRPSEPTAENCQTLCSVVASTDADLGIAHDGDADRMMAVTESGEFVPGDHLLALFGRRAAGDGERVAAPLNTSLAVDDALSPQGATVERTPVGDVYVAEAASAPAVAFGGEPSGAWIWPDETLCPDGPLAAVKLAELVSVEGPLETLLDELPRYPTLRDSVEVADKTATMAAVSERVHDEFDDVDEMDGVRVALDDGWFLVRASGTQPLVRVTAEARDEARARELFDEAYAMVEDAAR; from the coding sequence ATGTTTGGAACCAGCGGTATCCGTGGAGCAGTCGGTGACGCCGTGACAGGGGAGTTAGCCTTCGCCGTCGGTCACGCCCTCGCGGCGGAGGACTACGACCGCGTCGTCCTCGGACGCGACGCCCGAGAAAGCGGTGCCTTCCTCGCCAACGCCGTCGCCGCGGGCGCGCAGGAGTGCGGCACCGACGTTACTCGCGTCGGCGTCGCGTCGACGCCTACCGTCGCCCGCAGCGTCGCCGAGTTCGGCGCCGACGCCGGCGTCGTCATCACCGCCTCGCACAACCCGGCGACGGACAACGGAATCAAACTCTGGACGCCCAGCGGCCAAGCGTTCGACGCCGAGCGCCGCGCGGCCATCGAGGAGCGCATCCGCGAGGAGTCGTTCGAGCGTGCCGACTGGCAAGGCGTCGGAATCGAGCGGGAGCGAAACGACGCCGTCGAGAACCACATCTCTGCGCTCGTCTCTGCGGTCGACCTCGGCGGGGAGCTTTCGGTGGTCGTCGACGCCGGGAACGGCCCGGGCGCGCTGACCGCGCACGCGCTCTCGAAGCTCGGCTGCGAGGTGACGACGCTGAACGCTCAACCCGACGGGAGCTTCCCCGGTCGGCCGAGCGAACCCACGGCCGAGAACTGCCAGACCCTGTGCTCGGTCGTCGCCTCCACGGACGCCGACCTCGGTATCGCCCACGACGGCGACGCCGACCGGATGATGGCCGTCACCGAGTCGGGTGAGTTCGTCCCCGGCGACCACCTGCTGGCGCTGTTCGGTCGCCGCGCTGCGGGCGACGGCGAGCGCGTCGCCGCCCCGCTGAACACGAGCCTCGCCGTCGACGACGCGCTCTCCCCGCAGGGAGCGACGGTCGAGCGAACGCCCGTCGGTGACGTGTACGTCGCCGAGGCCGCGAGCGCTCCGGCCGTCGCCTTCGGCGGCGAACCCAGCGGGGCGTGGATCTGGCCCGACGAGACGCTCTGTCCCGACGGGCCGCTCGCGGCCGTCAAACTCGCCGAACTCGTGAGCGTCGAAGGACCACTGGAGACGCTGCTCGACGAACTGCCGCGATACCCGACGCTCCGCGACAGCGTGGAAGTCGCGGACAAGACGGCGACGATGGCCGCGGTGAGCGAGCGCGTCCACGACGAGTTCGACGACGTCGACGAGATGGACGGCGTCCGCGTGGCGCTGGACGACGGCTGGTTCCTCGTCCGCGCCAGCGGGACCCAACCACTGGTTCGCGTCACGGCGGAAGCACGCGACGAGGCGCGCGCCCGAGAACTGTTCGACGAAGCGTACGCGATGGTCGAAGACGCCGCAAGGTAG